In a single window of the Nilaparvata lugens isolate BPH chromosome 1, ASM1435652v1, whole genome shotgun sequence genome:
- the LOC111064295 gene encoding zinc finger and SCAN domain-containing protein 32-like — translation MASSFYFMISTQTPHDELTTSSTAIWTLMESIVDPEPSKVSDEEPVEVSDIKYIIDTEDRLGELKLLGEEQVEPEPSRVSDEGPVEVSDIKDMTDPVDSMYRLTELKPLEEEQVEPEPSRVSDEGPVEVSDIKDMTDSVDSMYRLTELKPLEEEQEPSSADSGSDSSAEDEEEGINEEMVGEGRVNCKTTSKELHQCKFCAKSFSQTYLNIHMRTHTREKPFQCTVCTKTFSQSGNLTIHMRTHTKEKPYQCTVCTKRFSHSSVLTGHMRTHTKEKPYQCTVCIKRFSVSGALTVHMRSHTKEKPYQCTVCTKRFSLSKHLKQHVSTHIKEKHFQCTICTKRFSQSGYLTRHIMRTHTNEPGANE, via the exons ATGgcttcttcattttattttatgatttccACACAGACACCACACGACGAGTTGACAACCTCTTCCACTGCCATCTGGACACTCATGGAATCTATT GTGGATCCTGAGCCATCAAAGGTCTCTGATGAAGAGCCAGTAGAGGTATCAGACATCAAATACATCATTGATACAGAAGACAGGCTTGGCGAGCTGAAACTTCTCGGAGAAGAACAG gtggAACCTGAGCCATCAAGGGTCTCTGATGAAGGGCCAGTAGAGGTATCAGACATCAAAGACATGACGGATCCAGTCGACAGCATGTACAGGCTTACCGAGCTGAAACCTCTCGAAGAAGAACAG GTGGAACCTGAGCCATCAAGGGTCTCTGATGAAGGGCCAGTAGAGGTATCAGACATCAAAGACATGACGGATTCAGTCGACAGCATGTACAGGCTTACCGAGCTGAAACCTCTCGAAGAAGAACAG GAACCATCATCAGCTGATAGTGGGAGTGATTCGTCTgcagaagatgaggaagaaggcATCAATGAAGAAATGGTAGGAGAGGGGAGGGTTAACTGCAAAACTACTTCTAAAGAGCTTCATCAATGTAAATTCTGCGCTAAAAGCTTCTCTCAGACTTATTTGAATATTCACATGCGTACACACACCAGAGAGAAGCCattccagtgtacagtctgtaccAAAACGTTCTCTCAGTCTGGAAATCTAACTATTCACATGCGCactcacaccaaagagaagccttatcagtgtacagtctgtaccAAAAGGTTCTCACATTCTAGCGTTTTGACTGGTCATATGCGTACccacaccaaagagaagccttaccagtgtacagtctgtatTAAAAGGTTCTCTGTGTCTGGTGCCTTGACTGTTCATATGCGTTCccacaccaaagagaagccttatcagtgtacagtctgtacaaaAAGGTTCTCTCTgtctaaacatttaaaacagcaTGTGAGTACCCACATCAAAGAGAAGCATTTTCAGTGTACAATCTGTACCAAAAGGTTCTCTCAGTCTGGTTATTTAACTCGTCATATTATGCGCACTCACACCAATGAGCCTGGTGCGAATGAGTGA
- the LOC120351276 gene encoding uncharacterized protein LOC120351276 — protein sequence MAPLWGGATDVTRVLRLQKRALRIICGAGRLAHCRPLFIKERILTVFSLYVLHTLCRTHANVGLLVTRQSFHPYETRGRLRLDLPYQRLSRTRTGLAHMSISLYNRLPLLARDLPAVRFRGALRSLLTDHPLYSLREFCMLESSVVSAYFRI from the coding sequence ATGGCCCCCCTCTGGGGTGGAGCCACAGATGTCACCCGAGTCCTTCGTCTCCAGAAGAGGGCCCTGAGGATTATTTGTGGGGCTGGTAGATTAGCCCACTGTCGCCCACTCTTTATCAAAGAGAGGATCCTCACCGTCTTCTCCCTCTATGTTCTCCATACCCTTTGCAGAACACATGCGAACGTGGGGTTGCTCGTGACCCGACAGAGCTTCCACCCATATGAGACTAGGGGTAGACTCAGGCTGGATTTACCCTACCAGAGGCTGAGCAGAACTCGGACTGGTCTGGCTCATATGTCTATCAGCCTCTATAATAGGCTGCCTCTGTTGGCCAGGGATCTGCCTGCTGTGCGGTTTCGAGGGGCTCTGAGGAGCCTGCTGACGGATCACCCTCTGTACTCACTCCGTGAGTTCTGTATGTTGGAGAGCAGTGTGGTGAGTGCCTATTTTCGTATTTGA
- the LOC120352420 gene encoding zinc finger protein 239-like: protein IYEPTPKEKPFQCTVCNKSFSQNSKLTSHMRTHTNEKPFQCTVCTKMFPNPRNLKVHLRTHTNEKPYQCTVCTKTFSQSSHLTLHFRTHTKEKPYQCSVCTKRFSVSHSLTVHTRIHTNEKPHQCDVCTKTFSQSSHLTVHLRTHTKEKLYQCSVCLRRFSDNSTLTTHMRTHTKEKPYKCTVCTKRFSQSSSLTSHSRIHTKEKPHPCYRMGTFNCRSRLKYDQGRGVTFWFSHLQEIQLKV from the coding sequence ATATACGAACCCACACCAAAAGAGAAGCCtttccagtgtacagtctgtaaTAAAAGCTTCTCTCAGAATTCTAAATTGACTTCTCATATGCGTACTCACACCAATGAGAAGCCTTTtcagtgtacagtctgtacaaaAATGTTCCCGAATCCTCGTAATTTGAAAGTTCATTTGCGCACTCACACCAATGAGAAGCCTTAtcagtgtacagtctgtacaaaAACGTTCTCACAGTCAAGTCATCTAACACTTCATTTCCGtactcacaccaaagagaaaCCCTACCAGTGTTCAGTCTGCACCAAAAGATTCTCTGTTTCTCATAGCTTGACAGTTCACACGCGTATTCACACCAATGAGAAGCCTCATCAGTGTGACGTCTGTACAAAAACGTTCTCACAGTCAAGTCATCTAACAGTTCATTTGCGTACCCACACCAAAGAGAAACTCTACCAGTGTTCAGTCTGTTTAAGAAGGTTTTCTGATAATTCTACTTTGACCACTCATATGCGAACTCATACCAAAGAGAAGCCTTACAAATGTACAGTCTGTACAAAACGATTTTCCCAGTCTAGTAGTTTGACTTCTCATTCCCGTATTCACACCAAAGAGAAACCTCatccgtgttatcggatgggcacgttcaactgtcggtcccggctgaagtatgaccaGGGGCGAGGCGTGACTTTTTGGTTCAGTCATCTCCAGgaaattcagttgaaagtttga